CCATAGGGTTGACGCATTAATAATACAGGAAATTCACCTTCAGCATCAGGATAATAGACATCTGCATCCAACCGCACGCGAGAACTTCGTTTAGCTTCGCTAACGCGCGTCAGCATAGAAACAGTTTTTTTCGGGCGCACTGCTAACATAAAACTGGTGCAGGTAAGCGACGCAACACGGAAATATCCTCCTCATCCAGTTCTACAGGCGTACCGCTGCGGATAAGTTCGGCAAAGTCTTCGTTTGGAACCATGATACACAGGGCATACAACCGAGTCGAACCAGTATTTTCTATGATGTGAGTTCCGGTAGCAGGGACTAAAATGCTATCTCCGGCTTGGATAGAAACCGTTTTCCCATCACACATTGCTCGTCCTTCGCCTTTGAGGATAAAAAACATTTCTACTGCCCGTCGGTGTCGATTGGGAGGAGTCTTGCCATCCACATCAAAAATTTCTACACACATCGTCAGTGACTTGTTAGCAGTTGCCGTGTCAAAGACAAGCGCCAATCTGTTGGTATCTTGAGGGCTAATCCGAAAGGCTTGGTAATCTTGGGGAGACTTAACAACGGGAATTACACAACGATTTGTATTCATACGTGGTAATTGGTAGTTGGTAATAGGCAAGAGGCGAGAGGTAACCGATAACTGGTCACTGGTCACTGGTCACTGTATCTTTAATTGCTTCCACGATAGCTTGAGAATCGCTGACAAAACCGAAGCATTGCTTAACGTTGTATAAAGTTGCTAGCCAGCAATACTCTGGAGATGTGGTAGCGGTACAGTCTTCAACTAACACGCAGTCGTAGCCTAAAAAATTAGCATCTTGTAATGTTGCCATGACGCATTGATCGACATTTACGCCTGCAAAGAATAGTGTCGTTCTGCCTAAGTTACGCAAAATACTATCTAAGGGAGTGTCCCAAAAACCACTCATGCGGTACTTATCGACGCGGATGTCTTGGGGACGTGGTTCTAACTCATCTACCACCGCCGCCGCCCAACTTCCAGCCATTAGTACCTTAGCACCATTAGTAGGAAGAGGATCGCCCAACCCGACTCCCGTACCTGTGGGGTTGTAAACGTGGCGCGAACCAGCGCTAATATTAGCTAAATCGGGACGATTCCCCCAGTTAATCCAGAGGACGGGGACATTAAATTGCCGCAAAACGGGTAGTAAAGATTTTAGCGGTGAAATCGGGCTGCGGGCGGGAGTAACATCCACGCCAATATGCGCCAGCCAGCCATCGGGATGACAAAAATCATTTTGCATATCTATGACTAGGATGGCAGACTTTGCTAAGTCGAGGCGTAAAGTTTTGGTTTGAGTTGGTAGGGTAATAATTTTTGATTCCAAAGGCGGGCGAGTGATATCTGCGATCGCTTCATTGACTGCCCAAGCGTTGGGTGGTATTCCTAGAGTTGTTAGTTGGTTCATAGAATTCGAGAGTGGTAAGTTGGTTGTAGGGGCGGGTTTTCTACATAATCTCTGTATGAAAAGCTCATCATCTCGGTAAACCCGCCCGTACTGGAGGAAATTGTACGGGCGGGTTTTCTGCATAATCCTTGTAGTTGGCACATCATCCCGGTAAACCCGCCCGTACCGGGGGAAATTGTAAGGGCGCATAGATGTTTGCCCAGATGCGGTTCGATCGATGCATCGCACGCCCCTATATGCAAGATTATTATTTGGTGACTTGATGCCTTGGATAGAAATCTTTTTTACAGAATTGGTGTCACACTAAATAACAAGATTTTATATTTGTTGATATTGTAAGGATAAGTTTGTGAGTTATACGATTCAACAAGCCTTAATTCCAGTTGAAGACGGTTATACAACAGTAGACGTGCAGATAGAAAACGATCGCATTGCTGCTATTGCTCCCCAATTACCTATAATCGGCACGGCGATCGATGGTAAAAATAAGTTACTCCTACCAGGTT
This DNA window, taken from Scytonema millei VB511283, encodes the following:
- a CDS encoding cysteine hydrolase family protein: MNQLTTLGIPPNAWAVNEAIADITRPPLESKIITLPTQTKTLRLDLAKSAILVIDMQNDFCHPDGWLAHIGVDVTPARSPISPLKSLLPVLRQFNVPVLWINWGNRPDLANISAGSRHVYNPTGTGVGLGDPLPTNGAKVLMAGSWAAAVVDELEPRPQDIRVDKYRMSGFWDTPLDSILRNLGRTTLFFAGVNVDQCVMATLQDANFLGYDCVLVEDCTATTSPEYCWLATLYNVKQCFGFVSDSQAIVEAIKDTVTSDQ
- a CDS encoding cupin domain-containing protein, which encodes MNTNRCVIPVVKSPQDYQAFRISPQDTNRLALVFDTATANKSLTMCVEIFDVDGKTPPNRHRRAVEMFFILKGEGRAMCDGKTVSIQAGDSILVPATGTHIIENTGSTRLYALCIMVPNEDFAELIRSGTPVELDEEDISVLRRLPAPVLC